The proteins below come from a single Erythrobacter sp. SG61-1L genomic window:
- a CDS encoding UvrD-helicase domain-containing protein, with translation MNNDASLSPPPSGADLPPYAQGLNQPQQEAVLTTEGPVLMLAGAGTGKTAALTARLAHLVATRRAWPSEILCVTFTNRAAREMRHRVGQLIGDAVEGMPWLGTFHSICAKMLRRHAELAGLQSNYTIIDTDDQLRLLKQLIVEQNLDEKRWPARQLAGLIDRWKNRGLNPEDLDAGENESYANGKGQQFYRLYQDRLKALNACDFGDLMLHMLNIFRKHREVLEQYQQRFKYIMVDEYQDTNAVQYFWLRLLAQARKNICVVGDDDQSIYSWRGAEVANILRFEKDFPGAKVIRLEQNYRSTPDILGAASGLIAANSERLGKTLWTERNGGDRVRVIGVWDAPEEARRVGEEIERLEREGAPLDQIAILVRAQYQTREFEDRFIQIGLNYKIIGGFRFYERAEIRDALAYLRVIAQPQDDLAFERIYNQPKRGLGAKALEAMHRHARASGLPLAAAALQLAGTDELPKRAAGTIASLMASFIRWRELAEQTSPAELLRTVLEETGYNAMLQAERSAEASGRLENLSELARAMEDYETLGDFLEHVSLVMDNDASDDGEKVTIMTMHAAKGLEFDNVFLPGWEEGVFPSQRALDEGGLASLEEERRLAYVAITRARKRCTILHAANRRIYGQWTSSIPSRFIEELPDTHIEQETTLSGGASLWRANWSEREDPFAHVARDRPARSQNRGPGWQRAISTGYDSTPKRLAEPGRSAASYAAKPRGDIAIGARVFHEKFGYGEVIGQEGNKLEIEFETTGRKRVIDSFVTLA, from the coding sequence ATGAATAATGACGCTTCCCTCTCTCCGCCGCCGTCGGGCGCCGACTTGCCACCCTATGCGCAAGGGCTGAACCAGCCCCAGCAGGAGGCGGTGCTGACTACCGAAGGCCCGGTGCTGATGCTGGCAGGTGCCGGCACCGGCAAGACGGCAGCGCTGACCGCCCGGCTGGCCCATCTGGTCGCCACTAGGCGCGCCTGGCCGAGCGAGATCCTGTGCGTCACCTTCACCAACCGCGCCGCGCGCGAAATGCGCCACCGCGTGGGGCAGCTGATCGGCGATGCGGTGGAGGGGATGCCATGGCTGGGCACCTTCCATTCGATCTGCGCCAAGATGCTGCGCCGCCATGCCGAACTGGCCGGGCTGCAATCGAATTACACGATCATCGACACGGACGATCAACTGCGGCTGCTCAAGCAGTTGATCGTGGAACAGAACCTCGATGAGAAACGCTGGCCAGCCCGCCAGCTTGCCGGGTTGATCGACCGCTGGAAGAACCGCGGCCTCAACCCGGAAGACCTCGATGCGGGGGAGAATGAAAGCTATGCTAACGGCAAGGGCCAGCAATTCTACCGCCTCTATCAGGACCGGCTGAAGGCACTGAATGCCTGCGATTTCGGCGATCTGATGCTCCACATGCTGAACATCTTCCGCAAGCACCGCGAGGTGCTGGAGCAATATCAGCAGCGCTTCAAATATATCATGGTGGACGAATATCAGGACACCAACGCCGTGCAGTATTTCTGGCTGCGCCTGCTCGCTCAGGCCCGGAAAAACATCTGCGTGGTGGGTGATGACGATCAGTCCATCTACTCATGGCGCGGCGCAGAAGTTGCCAATATCCTTCGGTTTGAAAAGGATTTTCCGGGCGCAAAAGTGATCCGGCTGGAACAGAATTACCGCTCCACGCCTGACATTCTGGGCGCCGCCTCCGGCCTGATCGCCGCCAATAGCGAGCGGCTGGGCAAGACTTTGTGGACCGAGCGCAACGGCGGGGACCGGGTGCGCGTGATCGGCGTGTGGGACGCGCCGGAAGAAGCGCGCCGGGTGGGCGAGGAGATCGAACGGCTGGAACGCGAAGGCGCCCCGCTGGATCAGATCGCCATCCTCGTGCGTGCGCAGTACCAGACGCGCGAATTTGAAGACCGCTTCATACAAATCGGCCTTAACTACAAGATTATCGGTGGTTTTCGTTTCTACGAACGCGCCGAAATTCGCGACGCGCTTGCCTATCTGCGGGTGATCGCCCAACCGCAGGACGATCTGGCGTTCGAGCGGATCTACAACCAGCCCAAGCGCGGCCTTGGCGCCAAGGCGCTGGAGGCGATGCACCGCCATGCCCGCGCGAGTGGCCTGCCCCTTGCCGCCGCCGCGCTCCAGCTTGCCGGGACGGACGAATTGCCCAAGCGCGCGGCGGGCACAATCGCCAGCCTGATGGCCAGCTTCATCCGCTGGCGCGAACTGGCAGAACAGACCAGCCCGGCAGAACTGCTGCGCACCGTGCTGGAAGAAACCGGCTATAATGCCATGCTTCAGGCGGAACGCAGCGCCGAGGCCTCCGGCCGGCTCGAGAACCTCTCCGAACTCGCTCGCGCGATGGAAGATTACGAGACTCTGGGGGACTTCCTAGAACATGTCAGTCTGGTGATGGACAATGACGCCAGCGACGATGGCGAAAAGGTCACCATCATGACCATGCATGCCGCCAAAGGGCTGGAATTCGACAATGTCTTCCTGCCCGGCTGGGAAGAAGGCGTATTCCCCTCTCAGCGGGCGCTGGATGAAGGCGGGCTTGCCAGTCTGGAGGAAGAGCGGCGGCTGGCCTATGTTGCCATCACCCGTGCGCGCAAGCGCTGCACGATCCTCCATGCGGCCAACCGGCGTATCTATGGCCAGTGGACCAGTTCGATCCCCAGCCGTTTCATCGAGGAATTGCCCGATACCCATATCGAGCAGGAAACGACGCTGTCGGGCGGCGCCTCGCTCTGGCGCGCGAACTGGTCCGAACGGGAAGATCCCTTCGCCCATGTCGCCCGCGACCGCCCTGCCCGCTCGCAAAATCGCGGCCCCGGCTGGCAACGTGCGATTTCGACCGGATATGATTCCACGCCCAAACGCCTTGCCGAACCGGGCCGCAGCGCCGCCAGCTATGCCGCCAAGCCACGAGGCGACATCGCCATCGGCGCGCGCGTGTTTCACGAGAAGTTCGGCTATGGCGAAGTGATCGGCCAGGAAGGCAACAAGCTGGAGATTGAATTCGAAACCACCGGCCGCAAGCGGGTGATCGACAGCTTCGTCACTCTCGCCTGA
- a CDS encoding transferrin-binding protein-like solute binding protein, translating to MSVRYDPVLKTYTVQDASSSATFAAGDNIDYPGYEHRFQVSGTSTLDSLRLYGNAIFPAPNGEAPVELSYTSYARWSHTDLALDRTRITYAVFGLVTPEADVPKIGTSTYTGAVLGDIYEFGYVKARTFGMTGEATLSADFAAGTVATLLSLPGRGATFTGEGTINAAEFGGSFVSSSRRNFATGNFEGAFFGPAANEFGYSFFISEINPDPYSGASVAPMFTWYSGVVVGKED from the coding sequence ATGTCGGTCCGGTATGACCCGGTCCTGAAAACCTATACCGTGCAGGATGCATCCAGCAGCGCGACCTTCGCGGCTGGCGACAATATCGACTATCCCGGTTACGAACATCGCTTCCAGGTTTCCGGCACGAGCACGCTGGACAGCCTGCGCCTCTATGGCAACGCAATCTTCCCCGCTCCGAATGGAGAGGCGCCGGTTGAGCTGAGCTATACGAGCTATGCAAGGTGGAGCCACACGGACCTCGCGCTGGATCGCACGAGGATCACCTATGCGGTGTTTGGCCTTGTTACTCCCGAGGCGGACGTTCCCAAGATCGGGACATCAACTTACACGGGCGCCGTGTTGGGCGATATTTACGAGTTTGGTTATGTGAAGGCACGCACTTTCGGGATGACGGGCGAAGCAACTCTCAGCGCGGATTTTGCGGCCGGAACGGTGGCGACCTTGCTCAGCCTGCCCGGCCGAGGCGCGACCTTCACGGGGGAAGGCACGATCAACGCTGCCGAATTCGGCGGTTCCTTCGTCTCGAGCAGCCGCCGGAACTTCGCAACGGGCAATTTCGAAGGTGCCTTCTTCGGGCCTGCGGCAAACGAGTTCGGTTATTCGTTTTTCATCAGTGAAATTAACCCCGATCCATATTCCGGGGCATCCGTGGCACCGATGTTCACCTGGTATTCCGGCGTAGTGGTCGGCAAGGAAGATTGA